A DNA window from Primulina tabacum isolate GXHZ01 chromosome 12, ASM2559414v2, whole genome shotgun sequence contains the following coding sequences:
- the LOC142520803 gene encoding uncharacterized protein LOC142520803 isoform X1, translating into MLLRMKLGSSYSCVSTSLSPSFQRMDTLKLNSRLRLFDDRNLFAEPLRNIKEVNSYQLTQRKLKGKDSLLKRRCILYATPDDESYRDLEPDNFEQESPNPPAEDDISEDTSYHHLERTGGKPGFISFYGQTKISEDENTVSIPETNQNDILWFVGPTVLVASFVFPSLYLRRILTTIFEDSLLTDFLILFFTEALFYCGVAGFLFLVDCLRRPLEPVFASTNHNLAPHLGNRIASVAVLVLSLTIPMVTMGFVWPWTGPAASATLAPYLVGIIVQFTFEQYAKYVNSPSSPAIPIIFQVYRLHQLNRAAQLVTALSFTVRGAEMTSHNVAINGSLSTLLNVLQFLGIICIWSLSNFIIRYFPSPTTHDP; encoded by the exons TTGAACTCGAGACTACGCCTCTTTGATGACCGGAATTTATTTGCAGAACCATTGAGAAATATTAAAG AAGTTAATTCATACCAGCTCACACAAAGGAAGCTAAAAGGAAAAGATAGCTTATTAAAAAGGCGATGCATTCTATATGCTACCCCTGACGATGAATCATACCGTGATCTTGAACCAGATAATTTCGAGCAGGAAAGTCCAAATCCTCCTGCTGAAGATGATATTTCTGAAGATActtcatatcatcatcttgaaaGAACTGGGGGAAAACCcggatttatttcattttatggACAAACAAAAATAAGTGAGGATGAAAATACTGTTTCTATCCCAGAGACAAATCAGAATGATATTTTGTGGTTTGTTGGTCCCACTGTTCTTGTAGCATCTTTTGTCTTTCCTTCACTTTATCTGCGCAGGATCCTAACGACGATATTCGAGGACTCTTTATTAACTG ACTTTCTGATATTGTTCTTCACGGAAGCCCTTTTCTACTGTGGAGTTGCTGGTTTTCTTTTCCTGGTAGATTGCCTAAGGAGGCCTCTGGAGCCAGTATTTGCTTCGACAAACCACAACCTTGCCCCTCATTTGGGAAACCGGATTGCTTCTGTTGCTGTTTTGGTTCTTAGTCTGACGATTCCTATGGTGACAATGGGGTTCGTTTGGCCATGGACAGGTCCTGCAGCTTCCGCTACTCTTGCTCCCTACCTTGTTGGCATTATTGTACAATTTACTTTCGAGCAATATGCAAAATATGTCAACTCTCCTTCTTCGCCTGCGATTCCCATAATCTTTCAA GTTTATAGGTTGCACCAACTGAATCGAGCTGCACAATTGGTGACGGCCCTCTCTTTCACAGTGAGAGGGGCTGAGATGACCTCACACAACGTGGCTATAAATGGTTCCTTGAGTACACTTCTGAACGTCCTTCAGTTTCTTGGCATCATCTGTATCTGGTCGCTGTCGAATTTCATCATCAGATATTTTCCATCACCCACCACTCATGATCCGTAA
- the LOC142520803 gene encoding uncharacterized protein LOC142520803 isoform X2: MLLRMKLGSSYSCVSTSLSPSFQRMDTLKLNSRLRLFDDRNLFAEPLRNIKVNSYQLTQRKLKGKDSLLKRRCILYATPDDESYRDLEPDNFEQESPNPPAEDDISEDTSYHHLERTGGKPGFISFYGQTKISEDENTVSIPETNQNDILWFVGPTVLVASFVFPSLYLRRILTTIFEDSLLTDFLILFFTEALFYCGVAGFLFLVDCLRRPLEPVFASTNHNLAPHLGNRIASVAVLVLSLTIPMVTMGFVWPWTGPAASATLAPYLVGIIVQFTFEQYAKYVNSPSSPAIPIIFQVYRLHQLNRAAQLVTALSFTVRGAEMTSHNVAINGSLSTLLNVLQFLGIICIWSLSNFIIRYFPSPTTHDP, from the exons TTGAACTCGAGACTACGCCTCTTTGATGACCGGAATTTATTTGCAGAACCATTGAGAAATATTAAAG TTAATTCATACCAGCTCACACAAAGGAAGCTAAAAGGAAAAGATAGCTTATTAAAAAGGCGATGCATTCTATATGCTACCCCTGACGATGAATCATACCGTGATCTTGAACCAGATAATTTCGAGCAGGAAAGTCCAAATCCTCCTGCTGAAGATGATATTTCTGAAGATActtcatatcatcatcttgaaaGAACTGGGGGAAAACCcggatttatttcattttatggACAAACAAAAATAAGTGAGGATGAAAATACTGTTTCTATCCCAGAGACAAATCAGAATGATATTTTGTGGTTTGTTGGTCCCACTGTTCTTGTAGCATCTTTTGTCTTTCCTTCACTTTATCTGCGCAGGATCCTAACGACGATATTCGAGGACTCTTTATTAACTG ACTTTCTGATATTGTTCTTCACGGAAGCCCTTTTCTACTGTGGAGTTGCTGGTTTTCTTTTCCTGGTAGATTGCCTAAGGAGGCCTCTGGAGCCAGTATTTGCTTCGACAAACCACAACCTTGCCCCTCATTTGGGAAACCGGATTGCTTCTGTTGCTGTTTTGGTTCTTAGTCTGACGATTCCTATGGTGACAATGGGGTTCGTTTGGCCATGGACAGGTCCTGCAGCTTCCGCTACTCTTGCTCCCTACCTTGTTGGCATTATTGTACAATTTACTTTCGAGCAATATGCAAAATATGTCAACTCTCCTTCTTCGCCTGCGATTCCCATAATCTTTCAA GTTTATAGGTTGCACCAACTGAATCGAGCTGCACAATTGGTGACGGCCCTCTCTTTCACAGTGAGAGGGGCTGAGATGACCTCACACAACGTGGCTATAAATGGTTCCTTGAGTACACTTCTGAACGTCCTTCAGTTTCTTGGCATCATCTGTATCTGGTCGCTGTCGAATTTCATCATCAGATATTTTCCATCACCCACCACTCATGATCCGTAA
- the LOC142520803 gene encoding uncharacterized protein LOC142520803 isoform X3: MLNSRLRLFDDRNLFAEPLRNIKEVNSYQLTQRKLKGKDSLLKRRCILYATPDDESYRDLEPDNFEQESPNPPAEDDISEDTSYHHLERTGGKPGFISFYGQTKISEDENTVSIPETNQNDILWFVGPTVLVASFVFPSLYLRRILTTIFEDSLLTDFLILFFTEALFYCGVAGFLFLVDCLRRPLEPVFASTNHNLAPHLGNRIASVAVLVLSLTIPMVTMGFVWPWTGPAASATLAPYLVGIIVQFTFEQYAKYVNSPSSPAIPIIFQVYRLHQLNRAAQLVTALSFTVRGAEMTSHNVAINGSLSTLLNVLQFLGIICIWSLSNFIIRYFPSPTTHDP; the protein is encoded by the exons TTGAACTCGAGACTACGCCTCTTTGATGACCGGAATTTATTTGCAGAACCATTGAGAAATATTAAAG AAGTTAATTCATACCAGCTCACACAAAGGAAGCTAAAAGGAAAAGATAGCTTATTAAAAAGGCGATGCATTCTATATGCTACCCCTGACGATGAATCATACCGTGATCTTGAACCAGATAATTTCGAGCAGGAAAGTCCAAATCCTCCTGCTGAAGATGATATTTCTGAAGATActtcatatcatcatcttgaaaGAACTGGGGGAAAACCcggatttatttcattttatggACAAACAAAAATAAGTGAGGATGAAAATACTGTTTCTATCCCAGAGACAAATCAGAATGATATTTTGTGGTTTGTTGGTCCCACTGTTCTTGTAGCATCTTTTGTCTTTCCTTCACTTTATCTGCGCAGGATCCTAACGACGATATTCGAGGACTCTTTATTAACTG ACTTTCTGATATTGTTCTTCACGGAAGCCCTTTTCTACTGTGGAGTTGCTGGTTTTCTTTTCCTGGTAGATTGCCTAAGGAGGCCTCTGGAGCCAGTATTTGCTTCGACAAACCACAACCTTGCCCCTCATTTGGGAAACCGGATTGCTTCTGTTGCTGTTTTGGTTCTTAGTCTGACGATTCCTATGGTGACAATGGGGTTCGTTTGGCCATGGACAGGTCCTGCAGCTTCCGCTACTCTTGCTCCCTACCTTGTTGGCATTATTGTACAATTTACTTTCGAGCAATATGCAAAATATGTCAACTCTCCTTCTTCGCCTGCGATTCCCATAATCTTTCAA GTTTATAGGTTGCACCAACTGAATCGAGCTGCACAATTGGTGACGGCCCTCTCTTTCACAGTGAGAGGGGCTGAGATGACCTCACACAACGTGGCTATAAATGGTTCCTTGAGTACACTTCTGAACGTCCTTCAGTTTCTTGGCATCATCTGTATCTGGTCGCTGTCGAATTTCATCATCAGATATTTTCCATCACCCACCACTCATGATCCGTAA
- the LOC142520803 gene encoding uncharacterized protein LOC142520803 isoform X4, whose amino-acid sequence MLNSRLRLFDDRNLFAEPLRNIKVNSYQLTQRKLKGKDSLLKRRCILYATPDDESYRDLEPDNFEQESPNPPAEDDISEDTSYHHLERTGGKPGFISFYGQTKISEDENTVSIPETNQNDILWFVGPTVLVASFVFPSLYLRRILTTIFEDSLLTDFLILFFTEALFYCGVAGFLFLVDCLRRPLEPVFASTNHNLAPHLGNRIASVAVLVLSLTIPMVTMGFVWPWTGPAASATLAPYLVGIIVQFTFEQYAKYVNSPSSPAIPIIFQVYRLHQLNRAAQLVTALSFTVRGAEMTSHNVAINGSLSTLLNVLQFLGIICIWSLSNFIIRYFPSPTTHDP is encoded by the exons TTGAACTCGAGACTACGCCTCTTTGATGACCGGAATTTATTTGCAGAACCATTGAGAAATATTAAAG TTAATTCATACCAGCTCACACAAAGGAAGCTAAAAGGAAAAGATAGCTTATTAAAAAGGCGATGCATTCTATATGCTACCCCTGACGATGAATCATACCGTGATCTTGAACCAGATAATTTCGAGCAGGAAAGTCCAAATCCTCCTGCTGAAGATGATATTTCTGAAGATActtcatatcatcatcttgaaaGAACTGGGGGAAAACCcggatttatttcattttatggACAAACAAAAATAAGTGAGGATGAAAATACTGTTTCTATCCCAGAGACAAATCAGAATGATATTTTGTGGTTTGTTGGTCCCACTGTTCTTGTAGCATCTTTTGTCTTTCCTTCACTTTATCTGCGCAGGATCCTAACGACGATATTCGAGGACTCTTTATTAACTG ACTTTCTGATATTGTTCTTCACGGAAGCCCTTTTCTACTGTGGAGTTGCTGGTTTTCTTTTCCTGGTAGATTGCCTAAGGAGGCCTCTGGAGCCAGTATTTGCTTCGACAAACCACAACCTTGCCCCTCATTTGGGAAACCGGATTGCTTCTGTTGCTGTTTTGGTTCTTAGTCTGACGATTCCTATGGTGACAATGGGGTTCGTTTGGCCATGGACAGGTCCTGCAGCTTCCGCTACTCTTGCTCCCTACCTTGTTGGCATTATTGTACAATTTACTTTCGAGCAATATGCAAAATATGTCAACTCTCCTTCTTCGCCTGCGATTCCCATAATCTTTCAA GTTTATAGGTTGCACCAACTGAATCGAGCTGCACAATTGGTGACGGCCCTCTCTTTCACAGTGAGAGGGGCTGAGATGACCTCACACAACGTGGCTATAAATGGTTCCTTGAGTACACTTCTGAACGTCCTTCAGTTTCTTGGCATCATCTGTATCTGGTCGCTGTCGAATTTCATCATCAGATATTTTCCATCACCCACCACTCATGATCCGTAA
- the LOC142520643 gene encoding LOW QUALITY PROTEIN: uncharacterized protein LOC142520643 (The sequence of the model RefSeq protein was modified relative to this genomic sequence to represent the inferred CDS: deleted 1 base in 1 codon) — MGFFCFCVMIFFFSIFSPFSTPVLGDDTSDSFWLLRIKSEFVDSLGVLDNWIQETSMCSWNGVTCTEDQNNVLSLNLSHSRLKGSISQEFSKLLFLEDLDLSANSLTGPIPSGIGNLQNLRELKLFSNYLTDSIPEEIGLLKKLQVLRIGDNFLTGQVVPSIGNLTELQVLGLAYCQFNGSIPKEFGKLKNLKFLDLQKNSIGGVIPEEIGECIELQNLAASNNRIEGVIPGSISNLASLQILNLGNNSLSGHIPVDLSRLSNLKYLNLQGNGLGGEIPAKLNRLVQLQTLDLSYNNLSGIIPLLNSELKSLEVLVLSHNLLTGTIRDNFCPKNSVLSKVFLDQNELSGNFPLEILNCSSIQQLELSGNNFGGPLPSDLGKLGGLTDLLLNNNSFAGALPPEIGNLSNLESLILFGNMLRDGIPAEIGKLEKLRVLYLYDNQMSGDIPRELTNCMSLTEIDFFGNHFSGAIPPTIGKLKNLVILQLRQNELAGSIPSSLGYCRKLQRLALADNKLSGPLPSTFGMLSELFLVTLYNNSLSGQLPESLFNLKKLKIINFSNNRFSGSISPLTGSNSLTALDLTSNSFLDRIPPELAMSKNLIRIRLANNFLVGNIPTVFGQLKQLRFLDLSFNNLTGDLDKPGLLNLRNLGHLLLNDNQFSGMIPKWLGSLQELGELDLSSNNFNGTVPPEIGNCSRLLKLSLHSNRLSGSIPSEIGNLNLLNVLNLRKNELCGSIPPTIQQCKKLYELRLSENKLTGPIPPEIGTLSELQVILDLSFNQLSGEIPSSIGDLVKLERLNLSSNQIEGTIPSSLRKLSSLHRLNLSNNHLHGQLPSTFSGFPLSSFQGNKKLCGPPLVPCSESSLHERKWLSESQVAGIIVAIVFTSTLICLFFIYIMLRIWWNWRNNVTVSCSENGGFDYKKEDEEWVYGEEIIKSSDHQFWNSNNIALVPAQPKQISEETCIFQFKLSSSSSMNPSA; from the exons ATGGGATTCTTCTGTTTTTGTGTGatgatattttttttctctATCTTTTCACCTTTTTCTACTCCCGTTCTTGGAGATGATACCTCTGATTCCTTCTGGCTCCTTAGAATAAAATCAGAATTTGTCGATTCCTTGGGAGTTCTTGACAACTGGATTCAAGAGACTAGCATGTGTTCTTGGAATGGAGTCACGTGTACAGAAGATCAAAACAACGTTTTGTCTCTAAATCTGTCCCATTCCAGGCTAAAAGGCTCCATATCTCAAGAATTCTCAAAGCTCCTCTTTCTTGAGGATTTGGACTTATCGGCAAACTCTCTCACAGGTCCTATTCCTTCTGGTATTGGGAATCTTCAAAACTTGAGGGAATTGAAGCTTTTCTCGAACTATCTCACCGATTCTATCCCTGAAGAGATTGGCCTCTTGAAGAAGCTCCAAGTTCTTCGAATAGGAGACAATTTTCTGACCGGCCAAGTGGTACCGAGCATCGGTAACTTGACAGAGTTGCAGGTGTTGGGCCTTGCTTATTGCCAGTTCAATGGAAGTATACCCAAAGAATTTGGGAAGTTGAAGAATCTCAAGTTTCTTGATTTGCAGAAGAATAGCATTGGTGGAGTTATACCAGAAGAGATTGGTGAATGCATTGAGTTGCAGAATTTGGCTGCATCGAACAATAGGATTGAAGGGGTGATTCCCGGTTCAATTTCCAATCTTGCATCTCTTCAAATCTTAAACTTGGGAAACAACAGCCTTTCTGGACATATCCCAGTTGATTTGAGCCGGCTTTCGAATTTGAAGTACTTGAATTTGCAAGGAAATGGACTAGGAGGTGAAATACCAGCGAAGCTCAACAGATTGGTTCAGTTACAGACACTGGACTTATCCTATAACAACCTATCAGGGATCATTCCTCTACTCAACTCTGAGTTAAAGAGCCTTGAAGTTCTAGTGCTGTCTCACAACCTCTTAACAGGCACCATCCGGGACAATTTTTGCCCCAAGAACTCAGTTTTAAGTAAGGTTTTTCTTGATCAAAACGAGCTATCAGGGAACTTCCCATTGGAGATCCTGAATTGTTCATCCATTCAACAGTTAGAGCTCTCTGGAAACAACTTTGGCGGGCCACTACCGTCGGATCTTGGCAAGCTTGGTGGCCTTACCGATCTTTTGCTCAACAACAATAGCTTCGCGGGGGCTCTACCTCCTGAGATAGGGAATTTGAGCAACTTGGAAAGTTTGATCCTCTTTGGTAACATGCTCAGAGATGGGATTCCAGCAGAAATTGGAAAACTGGAGAAATTGCGCGTTTTGTACCTTTATGATAACCAAATGTCAGGAGACATTCCAAGAGAGCTAACAAATTGTATGAGCTTAACTGAGATTGATTTCTTTGGAAACCATTTTTCGGGAGCCATCCCTCCAACAATTGGGAAGCTTAAGAATCTTGTTATCCTTCAGCTGAGGCAGAATGAATTGGCCGGTTCTATTCCATCAAGTTTGGGTTACTGCAGAAAGCTTCAAAGGCTTGCTTTAGCTGATAACAAGCTCTCGGGACCGCTGCCATCGACTTTTGGGATGCTTTCTGAGCTGTTTCTTGTTACTCTTTACAACAATTCACTATCTGGTCAACTTCCTGAATCACTCTTCAATCTCAAAAAGCTTAAAATCATCAACTTTTCGAATAACCGGTTTAGTGGAAGCATTTCTCCTCTTACCGGTTCAAATTCTTTAACCGCTCTAGACTTAACGAGCAATAGTTTCTTAGACAGGATTCCTCCAGAACTAGCCATGTCTAAGAACCTGATTCGCATTCGCCTAGCAAACAATTTTCTTGTTGGTAATATCCCTACTGTGTTTGGCCAGCTTAAACAGCTTCGTTTTCTTGATCTATCGTTCAACAATCTAACCGGTGATCTTGAT AAACCTGGGCTTTTAAACTTGAGGAATCTTGGCCATCTTCTCCTCAATGATAACCAATTTTCTGGGATGATTCCTAAATGGTTGGGAAGCCTTCAAGAACTAGGAGAACTTGATCTTTCATCTAATAACTTCAATGGTACAGTGCCACCTGAAATTGGAAACTGCTCCAGATTGCTAAAACTTTCTTTACATAGCAACAGATTATCAGGTTCCATCCCCTCAGAGATTGGAAACTTAAACCTTTTAAACGTCCTGAATCTCAGAAAAAATGAGCTATGCGGTTCAATCCCTCCAACAATCCAGCAGTGCAAGAAACTATACGAGCTCAGGCTCTCAGAAAACAAGCTAACCGGTCCCATACCTCCCGAGATAGGCACCTTAAGCGAGTTACAAGTCATTTTAGACCTAAGTTTCAACCAACTCTCAGGTGAAATTCCTTCATCCATTGGAGATCTAGTGAAGCTAGAAAGATTGAATCTTTCTTCAAATCAAATCGAAGGGACAATCCCATCCTCCCTCAGAAAGTTATCGAGTCTCCACAGACTTAACCTGTCAAACAATCATCTCCATGGCCAGCTTCCTTCAACCTTTTCAGGATTCCCACTCAGTTCTTTCCAAGGCAATAAGAAACTATGCGGCCCACCATTAGTACCTTGTTCGGAATCGTCGCTACACGAGAGAAAGTGGCTCTCAGAATCTCAAGTAGCGGGTATCATAGTGGCCATCGTGTTCACTTCCACTCTAATATGtctcttcttcatatatatcaTGCTCAGAATCTGGTGGAACTGGAGAAACAACGTCACGGTTTCTTGCTCCGAAAACGGTGGTTTCGATTACaaaaaagaagatgaagaaTGGGTTTATGGAGAAGAGATCATCAAGAGTAGTGATCATCAGTTCTGGAACTCAAACAATATAGCATTGGTTCCGGCACAACCCAAGCAAATCTCCGAAGAAACCTGCATTTTTCAGTTCAAGTTGAGTTCGAGTAGCTCTATGAATCCTTCGGCTTGA